The Flavobacteriales bacterium genomic sequence GCCACCGGCGCCGGAACCGGAGAAGAACAAGGTGTTCAGGATGGTATCGATATTTACTTCGGAACTTTCGCCAAAGCCATGGCCAGCATCGGTGCATTCATCGCCGGTGAAGAACGCATCATTGAATACATGCGCTACACACTGCGCTCCCAGATATTCGCTAAGTCGCTGCCGATGCCTTTGGTGATCGGTGCGTTGAAGCGACTGGAACTGCTGCGCAACGAACCCCAACTTCGCAACCAACTCTGGACCGTGGTAAAGGCCCTTCAGTCCGGACTCAAAGAACGTGGATTCAATCTCGGCAATACCGATTCTCCCGTTACACCCGTATTCCTGGCCGGTGAACTGGAAGAAGCCACCAACCTTGCTTTCGACCTGCGTGAAAACTTTGGTATCTTCTGTTCCATCGTGATCTACCCGGTGGTACCGAAAGGTGTGATCATGATCCGCCTCATCCCCACCGCCATGCATACCGTGGATGATGTGAACTACACCCTGGATGCTTTCTCCAAGATCAAGGAGAAGCTTTTGGCCGGTGTATACAAACCCAAACAAAGCGTACCGGCAGAATAATCGCCATGCACCCTATCATAAAAAAAGCCCATCGTTCGGATGGGCTTTTTTTGTTTTAAGGGAATAGTTTGTGGTTTGTGGTTTCTCGTTTGTAGTTATTAAGTGTGAACCATTGAAAGGAGTCGACGGTCCAACTACAAACCTCTAACCAGAAACTACAAACTTTAGTTGAGTGCTTCGATTGCTGCCGCGATCTTGTTGTAGGTGGTACGACCAACGGGTACGAGCGGCAGGCGCAGGTTGTTGGCACAAAGTCCTTTGATCTCAAGGGCCGCTTTGATGCCACCCGGATTGCCTTCAACAAACAACAACCTGAAGATGTCCAGCAACTGTAAATGCTGGTTGCGTGCCTTGGTGTACTGATCATCCAATGCCAGACGTGTCAGGTTTGACATTTCTTTGGGGAATGCATTGCCGGCAACGGAAATCACACCGTCGGCACCAAGGCTGATGAACGGCAGTGTCATGGCATCGTCACCAGAAATCACCAGGAAGTTTTTAGGACGTCCTTTCACGATCTCCGCACATTGATCCAGGTTGCCGGCCGCTTCCTTGATACCGATGATGTTCTCGAAATCATGGGCCAGCTTCAGGGTGGTGTCCGACGTCATGTTGGAACTCGTGCGTGCAGGTACGTTGTACAACAGAATCGGAAGCGGTGATGCATTGGCAATGGCACGAAAGTGTTGGTAAATGCCTTTCTGGGTGGGCTTGTTGTAATATGGGCTCACACTCAGGATGGCATCGATGCCGCTCAGGTCGAAGGTTGAAAAACCGTGAATGATCTCCTGGGTATTGTTGCCGCCCAGGCCCAGCACAACCGGTACGCGTTTATTCACTTCCTCCACCACGTAATCCACCACAGCCACCTTCTCATCTTTGCTCAGGGTCACCGATTCACCGGTGGTTCCCAACACCACGATGTAGTCGACCTTGTTCTTGATCTGGAAATCAACCAGTTTTCCCAAAGCCTGAAAATCAATACCCGACCCCTTGAATGGAGTCACGATGGCCACCCCCGTACCGGTGAGCTTCTTTTGAATCATTTCGATTGAATTATATTAAGGTAATGGTCAATTTGCTTGAACAGGTTTTTCATTTCGGTCTCGGGTTCTACGCTGATCATCATATCGTACAGGCCGTTCCACTCAGAGCCCATCCTGCCGATCCGAAATTTTGCCTTGGACAGGGCGCAAATATACAGCAAAGGAATGTATTCCCGAACACTCAGATCAATGAGTACATCGAAGTCCTGGGACAAAAAGTTGCGTACACTCCCCCCTACCGGTTTCATATGCCAGTTCAGATCGGCCTTTGAAAAATACGTGTTACCGATGGCTTCTTTCAGGTGTTCGGGCACACGCTTCCTGTCCACATATCCCAGAAAGTAGTAAGTTTTTCTTTCTTCCTTCAGGTATTGGGCGTACTTTTTCAGGAGGTCTTGTTCTTCATCGGTTCCTGCGGCATAAAGGATTCCGATGGATTTTGCTTCCTGGAAATTCACCACGGCCGACTGCCGCCGGATCTTTTGCATTTCCTTGCGCAGGAAATATTTTCCAAACCAATCTTTCAACTCAAATCGAATTATGATGTTCCGGCAATCAACGCCTTGATATGTTCGAGGTCCACCACAGGCACATTCAGCTTGGCGGCCTTTTCTTTCTTGGATGGCCCCATGTCATCGCCGGCGACAAGGTAGGAAGTTTTCGACGACACAGATGAAACGATCTTGCCTCCGTTCTTTTCCAGTAGTGCCTTAAGATCATCTCTTGAAAGTTCACCGAATGTTCCGGAGATCACAAATGTGAGTCCTTTCAGCGTTTCGGACCGGCCTTCCAGCGCTTCCGCATGCAGTGCAAATTGGAGTCCCTTCGCCCGCAATCGTTCAATGAGTTCCCTGTTCTTTTCGGATGCGAAGAACGCCAGGATGCTGTCGGTGATTGATTGGCCCACTTCATGCACGGCCAGCAGTTCTTCTTCGGAAGCCTGCATCAACTTATTTAGGTCACCAAAATGATAGGCCAGTTTCTTGGCCACCGTCTCCCCAACGAACCTGATCCCCAATGCGAACAGCACCCGTTCAAAAGGTACCGTCTTTGATTTTTGGAGTCCGGTCAATATGTTCTCCGCCGTCTTTTCTCGGATGCTGATCTTTTTTTGTTTGCCGCCGGGCTCATCGGATTCAATCACTTTTTCCAATCCGAACAGGTTGACATATTTCAGGTCATACAAGTCGGCGTAGTTGTGCACCAGTCCTTTTTCATACAGGAGTTCAATGGTCTCCTCTCCCAGTCCTTCAATGTCCATCGCCCGTCTGCCGATGAAGTGCACGATGCGCCCGAGGATTTGCGGCGGGCACCCCATGTGGTTCGGGCAGTAGTGGGCGGCTTCCCCTTCCTCCTGCACCAACGGTGTTTCACATTCGGGGCACCGTGTGATGAACACCACCTTTTCCGCACCGTCAGGCCGGAGCGTTGTGTTCACACCCACGATCTTGGGTATGATGTCGCCGCCTTTCTCTACAAATACACTGTCGCCAATGTGCAGGTCGAGTTTTTCAATCTGGGCGGAGTTGTGTAGCGAAGCACGCTTTACGGTGGTTCCGGCAAGCAATACCGGGTCCAGGTTGGCAACAGGCGTTACCGCTCCGGTGCGCCCCACCTGATAGGAAACGGACAACAGCCGGGCTTCCTCTTTTTGCGCTTTGAATTTAAAGGCGATGGCCCACCGGGGTGATTTGGCAGTGAAGCCCAGTTCGCGTTGGGCGGCATAATCGTTTACTTTGATCACCACCCCGTCGATATCAAAGGGCAGTGAGTTGCGTTCTTTTTCCCATGTTTCCATGAAACGGTACACTTCATCCAGGGTACGGCATTTGGCCACATAGGGCGGCACCTTGAATCCCCATTCTTTTGCCTTCATCAGGTTGTCGTAATGGTTCTGAAAGGGAAGGTCGTTTCCGATGAGGGCGTACAGATATGAATCGAGTTTGCGAGAGGCTACCACCGATGAGTCTTGCATCTTCAATGTTCCGGCGGTGGTGTTTCTCGGGTTGGCCAGCAGTTCTTCGCCGGCGTCTTCCCGGGCGGCATTCAATTGTTCGAATGCTTCCCTGGGCATGAACACTTCTCCCCTTATCTCGAAATGAGCCGGGTAGTCGTTGCCCCTCAGCCGGAGTGGAATGGCCCGTACCGTTTTGAGGTTGGTGGTGATGTCATCTCCCTGCGTTCCATCGCCGCGGGTGGCCCCCAATACCATGATGCCGTTTTCATAGGTTACACCTACGGCCACCCCGTCGTATTTCAGTTCGCACACGTATTCGATGTTTTCCCCGAGCGCTTTGCGTACACGTTCATCAAATGCGGCCACCTCTTCCCGGGAATAGGTGTTTGAAAGCGATAGCATGGCTGATTTGTGCACCACGGTGGGGAACTCTTTTGTGATCGCACCGCCTACCCGTTGTGAGGGTGAATCGGGTTGAAGCAGTTCCGGGAACTCCGACTCCAGGGCCATGAGTTGTTGCATGAGCGCATCAAACTCAAAGTCGGAAATAACCGGTTTCGCTTCCACATAATAGTGGTGGTTGTGTTGCTCGATGAGGTCGCTGAGGCGCTGTATTTCCTTGCGTGCTTCTTCCCTGTTCATGTGACAAATTTACATTTCGGCCCGAACCATGCGGGGTTTTTCATGG encodes the following:
- a CDS encoding 4-hydroxy-tetrahydrodipicolinate synthase, producing MIQKKLTGTGVAIVTPFKGSGIDFQALGKLVDFQIKNKVDYIVVLGTTGESVTLSKDEKVAVVDYVVEEVNKRVPVVLGLGGNNTQEIIHGFSTFDLSGIDAILSVSPYYNKPTQKGIYQHFRAIANASPLPILLYNVPARTSSNMTSDTTLKLAHDFENIIGIKEAAGNLDQCAEIVKGRPKNFLVISGDDAMTLPFISLGADGVISVAGNAFPKEMSNLTRLALDDQYTKARNQHLQLLDIFRLLFVEGNPGGIKAALEIKGLCANNLRLPLVPVGRTTYNKIAAAIEALN
- the ligA gene encoding NAD-dependent DNA ligase LigA, encoding MNREEARKEIQRLSDLIEQHNHHYYVEAKPVISDFEFDALMQQLMALESEFPELLQPDSPSQRVGGAITKEFPTVVHKSAMLSLSNTYSREEVAAFDERVRKALGENIEYVCELKYDGVAVGVTYENGIMVLGATRGDGTQGDDITTNLKTVRAIPLRLRGNDYPAHFEIRGEVFMPREAFEQLNAAREDAGEELLANPRNTTAGTLKMQDSSVVASRKLDSYLYALIGNDLPFQNHYDNLMKAKEWGFKVPPYVAKCRTLDEVYRFMETWEKERNSLPFDIDGVVIKVNDYAAQRELGFTAKSPRWAIAFKFKAQKEEARLLSVSYQVGRTGAVTPVANLDPVLLAGTTVKRASLHNSAQIEKLDLHIGDSVFVEKGGDIIPKIVGVNTTLRPDGAEKVVFITRCPECETPLVQEEGEAAHYCPNHMGCPPQILGRIVHFIGRRAMDIEGLGEETIELLYEKGLVHNYADLYDLKYVNLFGLEKVIESDEPGGKQKKISIREKTAENILTGLQKSKTVPFERVLFALGIRFVGETVAKKLAYHFGDLNKLMQASEEELLAVHEVGQSITDSILAFFASEKNRELIERLRAKGLQFALHAEALEGRSETLKGLTFVISGTFGELSRDDLKALLEKNGGKIVSSVSSKTSYLVAGDDMGPSKKEKAAKLNVPVVDLEHIKALIAGTS